In Deinococcus proteolyticus MRP, a single genomic region encodes these proteins:
- the thrC gene encoding threonine synthase — protein sequence MQYVSTRGHQPLGTFTDVLLSGLAPDGGLAMPERISTFSAAELERLRELPYVELAYEVMHPFISDIPEDDLRELLRRTYRAEVFGSEDITPLTALGDSGLYLLELSNGPSLAFKDMAMQFLGHAFEYVLEREDRRVNILGATSGDTGSAAEYAMLGKERVNVFMLSPQGRMSRFQQAQMYSLDEPNIFNIAVAGVFDDCQDLVKAVNADAEFKARYDIGAVNSINWGRVLAQAVYYFKGYFALNLPAGAEADFCVPSGNFGNVFAGYLAREMGLPVGRLIVASNENSVLHEFFSGGVYHVWPAERVAVTSSPSMDIGKASNFERFLYLMADADAGQVGTWWEEVAAGRPVDLRESAHWAAVQASGFAAGRSSHADRLATIRRVDTDFGRLIDPHTADGVLVGESFKRPGVPMVCLETALPAKFAETVREAVGREPARPARFAGIEERPRHFTELPNDAEALKAFIAEKLGEWAQ from the coding sequence ATGCAGTACGTCTCGACTCGCGGCCACCAACCTCTGGGCACCTTTACCGACGTGCTGCTCTCCGGCCTCGCGCCGGACGGTGGCCTCGCCATGCCCGAGCGCATCTCCACCTTCAGCGCCGCCGAGCTGGAGCGGCTGCGGGAGCTGCCTTACGTCGAGCTGGCCTATGAGGTGATGCACCCGTTCATCTCGGACATTCCTGAGGATGACCTGCGCGAGTTGTTGCGCCGCACCTACCGCGCCGAGGTATTTGGGAGCGAGGACATTACCCCGCTGACCGCGTTGGGCGATTCGGGCCTGTACCTGCTGGAACTGTCTAACGGTCCTTCGCTGGCCTTTAAAGACATGGCGATGCAGTTTCTGGGCCACGCCTTCGAGTACGTGCTGGAGCGCGAAGACCGCCGCGTAAACATCCTGGGCGCAACTTCGGGCGATACCGGCAGCGCCGCCGAGTACGCCATGCTGGGCAAAGAGCGGGTAAATGTGTTCATGCTCTCGCCGCAGGGCCGCATGAGCCGCTTTCAGCAGGCGCAGATGTATAGCTTAGACGAACCCAACATCTTCAATATCGCCGTAGCGGGCGTGTTCGACGACTGCCAGGATTTGGTCAAGGCGGTCAACGCCGACGCCGAATTCAAGGCCCGCTACGACATCGGGGCCGTGAACTCCATCAACTGGGGCCGCGTGCTGGCGCAAGCGGTGTATTACTTTAAAGGCTATTTCGCGCTGAACCTGCCCGCTGGCGCCGAGGCCGATTTCTGCGTGCCGAGCGGTAATTTCGGCAACGTGTTCGCGGGCTATCTGGCGCGGGAGATGGGCCTGCCAGTGGGGCGGCTGATTGTGGCAAGCAACGAGAACAGCGTGCTGCACGAGTTCTTCAGTGGCGGCGTGTACCACGTCTGGCCTGCCGAGCGGGTGGCTGTGACCAGCAGCCCCAGCATGGACATCGGCAAGGCCAGCAACTTCGAGCGGTTTCTGTACCTGATGGCCGATGCGGACGCGGGACAAGTCGGGACTTGGTGGGAGGAAGTCGCAGCGGGCCGCCCGGTAGACCTGCGCGAGTCGGCGCATTGGGCGGCGGTGCAGGCGAGCGGCTTTGCGGCTGGCCGTAGCTCCCACGCGGACCGCCTCGCCACCATTCGGCGGGTGGACACCGACTTTGGCCGCCTGATTGACCCCCACACCGCCGACGGGGTGCTGGTGGGCGAGTCGTTCAAGCGCCCCGGCGTGCCGATGGTCTGCCTGGAAACGGCCCTGCCTGCCAAGTTTGCTGAAACGGTGCGGGAAGCGGTGGGCCGCGAGCCGGCGCGCCCCGCCCGCTTTGCCGGGATAGAGGAGAGGCCCCGCCACTTCACCGAACTGCCCAACGACGCAGAGGCGCTCAAGGCGTTTATCGCTGAGAAGCTGGGGGAGTGGGCGCAGTAG
- a CDS encoding IS630 family transposase (programmed frameshift), translated as MEWQPNQYSRAQLEERRLAATEWLQQGSHTHREIAAHFGVSVLTVTSWSARLRKKGSLQATVSSGRPARLTESQHDQLRTLLREGALQHGFPDETWTTKRVAELIGRHFEVWHHHDHVRKILRKLGFSPQMPDGRAAERNELRIASWREQVLPELEKKVAEGATIIYLDEVGFSLKGVRRRTWSPRGVTPLVTLRANWEKLSTIGAITSDGRFFQHTTSGAIRSGEVIRFFGHILRQVQGNIVVVLDNAKIHHAKVTQAFVGTHERLSLIFLPPYAPELNPIELVWAYVKRNVLGNFCAHSIRALKKRLVTAWQRVRYIHLPRQLMDANLRRYQ; from the exons GTGGAATGGCAACCGAACCAATATTCTCGTGCCCAACTTGAGGAGCGGCGTCTGGCTGCTACCGAGTGGCTGCAGCAAGGCAGCCACACACACCGCGAAATCGCTGCTCACTTCGGCGTCTCCGTGCTCACGGTGACTTCTTGGAGTGCTCGGCTCAGAAAGAAGGGAAGCTTGCAAGCGACGGTCAGCTCTGGTCGTCCTGCTCGGCTGACTGAGTCTCAGCACGACCAGCTTCGCACCCTCCTGCGGGAGGGTGCTCTGCAGCATGGGTTTCCTGACGAAACTTGGACGACAAAACGTGTGGCAGAGCTGATCGGGCGGCACTTCGAGGTGTGGCACCACCATGATCACGTCCGTAAAATCCTACGAAAGTTGGGGTTCAGCCCACAGATGCCAGATGGGCGGGCTGCTGAGCGGAACGAACTTCGGATTGCATCCTGGCGGGAACAGGTGCTCCCGGAGTTGGAA AAAAAGGTCGCTGAGGGAGCCACAATCATCTATCTGGATGAGGTCGGATTCTCGTTGAAAGGCGTGCGAAGGCGAACGTGGTCACCCAGGGGCGTGACGCCCCTGGTCACGCTCAGAGCGAACTGGGAGAAGCTTTCGACGATTGGGGCGATCACTTCAGATGGACGATTCTTCCAGCACACAACATCCGGAGCGATCCGCAGTGGAGAGGTCATCCGATTCTTTGGGCACATCCTGCGCCAAGTTCAGGGGAACATCGTCGTGGTGCTGGACAATGCGAAAATTCATCACGCGAAAGTAACCCAGGCGTTCGTGGGAACCCACGAACGCCTCTCTCTGATCTTTCTGCCTCCGTATGCTCCAGAGTTGAACCCGATCGAGTTGGTGTGGGCCTACGTCAAGCGCAATGTGTTGGGGAACTTTTGTGCCCACTCCATCAGAGCGCTGAAAAAGAGGCTTGTCACCGCCTGGCAGCGGGTCCGCTATATTCACCTGCCCCGTCAGCTTATGGACGCCAACTTACGCCGCTATCAATAG